A stretch of DNA from Methanoplanus endosymbiosus:
TAACTGACATTCAGCGTGGAGTCTCATCTACTGTGGTATCGACTGAGCAGGGCAATGAGTCGGTATCTGATGCCGTTTCGCTTACAAGCCGGGCCAGTGAGGCGATTGAGGTTTTAGCCAATTCGATTGCAGACTCTTCACAGGCATCAATTGAGAGCGCCTCATCAATTGAGGAGCAGGTTGCCGGAATGGATCAGATCTCACTTGCAATGGTCAATATACGCGATGCCGCCCAGAAGAACCTTGAGATTACAAGGCAGGCTGAAAAGACAGCAGAGGATCTGCACGAACTTGGCATACGCCTGAAGAATATCACAGAAAAATACCGTGTCTGATAACAGCCATGACAGATTCCGGCGACAGATTTCGTAAACAGTTAATTGAAACATTCCGCGGGGAGGCTGATGAGCACCTCACAGATATAGCTGAGGGTCTCTTAACCCTTGAAAAGAGAGGTTCAGCCGGCAGTCCTGATATAACCGAGAGTATATTCAGAAAAACGCACAGCCTGAAGGGTGCGGCAAGGGCTGTGAATATCCCCGAAATCGTCTCAGTGTGCCAGAATCTGGAGAATGTATTTTCTCTGATGCAGAAAGGGGTATTTCTGCCCGGAGAGGATGATTTTGATCTTTTTCACAGAACCCTGAGGACTATCCGTGAACTCCTGGCTGATGAGAATCCCTCTGAATATCCGTATGCAAAAATAATCCGGAGTCTTAAAAAACTTGCCCGTGAAAATCAGCCTGATGCAGCGGAGGGCGACATCCGGAGAACTGATATAATTCCGGGCGAAAAAAAAAATTCTTTTGAAGGAGGATCTGAAAGAAGAGAAAGCGGCGGATCTCAGGGTGAAAAAGAAGAAACCGGAGAAGTAATTGCAGATGGGGGGGATAATACAGGGCTTGATTCTCTGGATATAGTGCAGGAGGAGATGAATAATTATGACAGTCTCTCAGTATTAAGTCCGGGGTATGGTTATGACGATTTTGATGCCCGGAAATCCGGAAGGGATACTGTAAAAATTGCTGCTGAAAAGCTTGACCGGCTGATTCAGGGTTCTGATGATCTGCTCACCACAAGGCTTCTTATCACCCAGAGGGTGCGTGAACTTGAGGATATGATCTTAGATTTTAACCTCTGGCGCTGGAATGAGAACCAGAATTTCAATGACATCTATAATATCAGAAAAACTCTTATGTCTGAGGATGTCTTGGATCTACCACCCGATTTCATTCAGAGTATCGAGCATATACTTAAATTTCTTGAATTCAACCGGGATTTTGTAAAAAATCTTCGTCATGATCTTGAAAGGCATATAAGGGCCACTGAGACTGACCGGTCGTCCCTTGAGGCGAGCACATCAGAGATCTCAGATCTAATCCATGATGCTGTCCTTATTCCGTTTTCAACAGTAATAATCCCTTTTTCTGAGCATGTCCGGGAACTGTCAGGAGATCTTGGCAAGAGTGCGGAACTGGTGACTGAAGGCGGGAATGTCCAGATGGACAGGCGTATCCTTGATTCGCTTTCAGATCCACTTCTGCATCTGATAAGGAACAGCCTTGACCATGGTATTGAAACTCCGGCAGAGAGGGCTGCACTTGGCAAACCGCTGAAAGGAGTGGTTAGTATTAAGGTATTTCCTCTTTCAGGAAGCCGGGTTGGAATTAAAATATCTGATGACGGGGCCGGCATTGATATTCAGAAAGTACGCCGGACAGCAGTGGACAAAGGTATAATCAGCACAAGAAAAGAGGAGAGGCTGAGCGATGAAGAGGTTAAGCATCTGATATTCAGGTCGGGCCTTACAACGAGCACTATGATAACCGAGTTTTCCGGAAGAGGGCTTGGACTTGCAATAGTTGTTGACGCTGTCACACACTTAAATGGTGATATTGAGGTATTATCTGAGAGAGGCAAAGGGACGGATATTACGATAAGGCTTCCCCTGAGGCTTGCAACCTTCAGGGGTGTGATTGTTACCTCCTGCGGACAGACATTTATATTCCCAAAGCAGCAGGTGAAGAAGGTCATTGCTGTTGAATCAGGTAAAATCTCCTCAAAAGGTATGCAGCATATGGTCAGATATAAGGGCGATTCCATCGGGCTGATAAAGTTATCAGATGTCTTTGGTGTCTATGAGTACGAGAAATCCGGCAGGGAGGGCAGAAAAATTCCGGTTGTGATTCTCTCGTATGGAGTCGGGCAGATCGGCTTTATTGTAGATGAGATCATCAGGGTTCAGGAGATAGTTGTCAGAAATCTTGGCTCCCAGCTTAAACATATAAAAAAAGTGTCAGGTGCGTCAGTGCTTGGGGATGGTGATATTGCCCTTGTCATTGATCCGCTTGAGCTGATTGAAGAGGCACTGAATGATTCATATCTCAGGAAGGGATCACCGGGTTTTAAAGAAATCTCAGGGAGGGTGCTTGTTGTTGAAGATTCGGTTACATCGAGGTTTTATATCAAGAAGATACTTGAAAATTCCGGTTATCTGGTTGAGACGGCAACTAACGGAATTGAAGGCCTCTCCAAACTTAAAGAGAAGGGTGCTGATT
This window harbors:
- a CDS encoding hybrid sensor histidine kinase/response regulator is translated as MTDSGDRFRKQLIETFRGEADEHLTDIAEGLLTLEKRGSAGSPDITESIFRKTHSLKGAARAVNIPEIVSVCQNLENVFSLMQKGVFLPGEDDFDLFHRTLRTIRELLADENPSEYPYAKIIRSLKKLARENQPDAAEGDIRRTDIIPGEKKNSFEGGSERRESGGSQGEKEETGEVIADGGDNTGLDSLDIVQEEMNNYDSLSVLSPGYGYDDFDARKSGRDTVKIAAEKLDRLIQGSDDLLTTRLLITQRVRELEDMILDFNLWRWNENQNFNDIYNIRKTLMSEDVLDLPPDFIQSIEHILKFLEFNRDFVKNLRHDLERHIRATETDRSSLEASTSEISDLIHDAVLIPFSTVIIPFSEHVRELSGDLGKSAELVTEGGNVQMDRRILDSLSDPLLHLIRNSLDHGIETPAERAALGKPLKGVVSIKVFPLSGSRVGIKISDDGAGIDIQKVRRTAVDKGIISTRKEERLSDEEVKHLIFRSGLTTSTMITEFSGRGLGLAIVVDAVTHLNGDIEVLSERGKGTDITIRLPLRLATFRGVIVTSCGQTFIFPKQQVKKVIAVESGKISSKGMQHMVRYKGDSIGLIKLSDVFGVYEYEKSGREGRKIPVVILSYGVGQIGFIVDEIIRVQEIVVRNLGSQLKHIKKVSGASVLGDGDIALVIDPLELIEEALNDSYLRKGSPGFKEISGRVLVVEDSVTSRFYIKKILENSGYLVETATNGIEGLSKLKEKGADLVISDVDMPRMSGFTLTEKIRAEERFTDIPVILVTSLDTPEDRQQGAFSGANAYITKKGFNESKFLSLVGDLMRGRV